The window CGCAAATCCGGCAGCGCTGATTCACGGCCCGCCAGGTACGGGCAAGACTACGGCAACCACTGCGGCGATCGCCGCCTGTCTGGCGGCCGGTCAAAGCGTGCTGGCCGTTGCGCCCTCCAATCGCGCCGTCGATTTGCTCAGCGAACGCTTGCATGCCGCCGGTCTGGCAGTACTTCGTCTGGGACATCCGGCGCGCGTGGATGAGACGCTGCACGGTCTGACCCTTGACGGATGGCTGGAGCGCAGTCCAGAGGCGCCTGCGCTGGCTCGGGCGCGTCGCGAACTGGAGCGGACATTGCAGGAGGCGCGGAGATTTCGCCGGAACTTTGGACCGCGAGAACGCAGCGAGCGAGCCGCTCTGCGCGAGCAGGCCCGTCAGTTGCGTACGCAATTGCAGCAAATGGAACACGCGCAGCTGCAGGCGCTGCTCAGCGGCGCACGATTGGTCTGTTGCACGCTGGGCGCGCTCAGTGCTGCACTGCCGATCGATCGGCGCTTTGACGTTGTTTTTCTGGATGAGGCGGCCCAGGCCCTTGAGCCGCAAGCGTGGATTGCTTTGCTACGCGCTCCTCGTCTGGTGATGGCGGGCGATCATTGTCAGCTGGCGCCGACCGTCCTTTGCGGCGAGCCGCAGCTGGCCGAAACGCTATTCGAAAAGGCGATGAAGCGTCAAAGCGTTCCGGCGCAGCTTTTAACCGTTCAGTATCGCATGCGCCATGCGATTGCGCTTCCTTCTAATGAGGAGTTCTACGGCGGCCAATTGCAAACCGACCCCGCAGCAGAGGCGCGCCTTTCGCCCGCGGCGCAGATTTTTCAATCGCCGCTGATTTTCATCGATACCGCCGGGGCCGAACTGGAGGAGGAGCAGGACGAGCATAGCAAGAGCCGTCGCAATCCCGGCGAAGCGCAGTTGCTGCTTTCGCTGCTGCAGCTTTTTGCTCCAGAAATTCAGGCGGCGGGTTTGAGCGCCGGCCTCCTGACGCCCTATGCCGCCCAGGCACAACTTTTGCGCGACGGTTTACGCCAGCGTCATGCTGACTGGAAGTGGATCAGCGCCGATACCATTGACGCTTTTCAAGGCGGCGAACGCGACTGGATTGCCTTAAGTCTGGTGCGCAGCAATGATCGCAGAGAGACCGGGTTTCTGGCGGACGTGCGGCGAATGAACGTAGCGATGACCCGCGCCCGTCGTCTGCTCCTGGTCGTAGGCGACAGCGGCACGCTGGCGGCGCATCCTTTCTACCAGCGCTTGCTGGAGCGCATCCAGCGCTACGGCGACTACCGCAGCGCATTTGAGTTTATCGACTGGTAATCTCCTGGCTCAGCGCTTGCGTTTTGCGCCGCGCACCGCCGACGCCGTCCACGGGTCTTCCGGCCAGTGGTGCTTCGGATAGCGGCCGCGAAGTTCCTTGCGCACTTCGGCGTAGGTTTGATTCCAGAAATTGCGCAGGTCGCGCGTTATCTGAATCGGTCGCATAGCGGGGCTGAGCAGTTCCAGAGTCAGCGCCACGCGACCGAAGGCGATCCGCGGCGACTCGGCGAGGCCAAAGACTTCCTGCAAACGGACCGCCAGCCGCGCCTCGCCGCCGACGTATTCCACAGCAATCTGCGAACCGCTTGGAACGGCAAGGCGCTCCGGCGCTCCTGCTTCCAGTCGTTGCAGCTGCTGGCGATTGAGCCTGGCGCGCAGCGCGCCAGTAAGATCGACGCGCTGCAGTTCGCGGAGCGAAGCGGCGTCGAGTGCAAAGGGCGCCAGCCAGATTTCTAATTCGGCAAGCAGACTGTTTTCATCGCAGGGCGGCAGATCTTCGCCGTGGCTGCGCAAGAACTCAATGCGGCGACGCAAGAGTTCCGCCTCCTCCGGCATCTTCAGCGCCGCCAGACCGCGCAGGCGAAGTTGCGACCAGATCAATTCATGGGCGCGCTCCGCGGAGAGCGGAGCGCTGCGTGATTCCAGCGCCAGCGCCCCCAGACGCAATTCGTGAATTTCCTCGCCGCGAGCTCCTTCGCCGGTCAAGCGCGCCGCAATCGTAGTTGCTAAGTCATTCTTAAATATCGAGCGTAGCTCGTTTTCCGGAAGAGCGGCCGCGATGCGCACGCGCGCCCCGGCCTCGTTCGCCTCAAGATCGGCTATTGCCAGAAAGGGAGAAGCTGCCAGCGGATCGCTCTCTGGCGCGGAGGCGCCGCCGCCGTTGGCCAGCAGATAGCCGCCGCCTGCCCGCCGTTTTGCAACGCGATCGGGATAGGCGAGGGCGACCAATCCGCCGGCGCTGCTGGCTGGCGCTTGAAATGCCGCAGACTGCGTTGTGCTGAGCGCTCGACGGGCCTGACGCTGCAAGGCCGCCGCCGTGCGCAGCAGATGGGCGAAGGCCCCCTGTCCGCGGGCTGAGGAATGGCGTTCAGCGAGAAGACCCAGGCGGCGCGTTAGATCAATGCTGGTGCGGCCTTCTGTTGAATCGTTGATCATAATATCGCGCTCCGAGAGCAAGACGGCGATGCGACAGGCCTCGTCCTGCATCGATGCGTTGGGCGCACATAGTATCATACGGGCCAGTCGCGGATGGACGCTGAGCGAAGCCATGGCCCTGCCCAGGCTCTGGATCGCGCCCTGCCCATCAATGGCGCCAAGCTTCGTCAGCAGACTGCGCGCTTCAGCAAGGGCGGCGGGCGGCGGAGCATCCAGCCAGCGCGGCGCCTGCGCTCCCCACAGGGCAAGCTCCAGCGCCAGCGGGCAAAGATCGCTGTGCAAAATCTCGGCCTCGTTATGGGCCACAAGCAGCGCATCATCGCGGCGGCTCCAATGGCGGAAGGCTACGCCGGCGGTCAGACGGCCGGCGCGCCCGGCGCGCTGTGTGGCGGAAGCTTGCGAAATTGCTTCGGTGTGCAGCGCGGCGAGCCCGCGCGCCGGCGCCAGGCGACTGACGCGAGCCAGGCCGCTGTCAATCACCACGCGAATGCCGGCGATGGTCAACGATGTCTCCGCAATATTGGTGCTCAGTGTGACCTTGCGACGACCTTGCGCATCGGGCTGCAAGGCGCGTTGTTGGTCGGACAGTGTCAGATCGCCATAGAGC of the Leptospirales bacterium genome contains:
- the hrpB gene encoding ATP-dependent helicase HrpB is translated as MKLPALSVEQFPAVQCAAELRHALGRSGVATLSAPPGAGKSTALPLALLELLGEGQRMILLSPRRIAARLTAARLAELLGCRLGDTVGYSVRLESRTSAATRIEVATEGVLTRRLQRDPELPGVGLLIFDEFHERSIHADLALALALEAREALRPDLRILVMSATLDMAATARYLGDAPQIQASGKQFDVKLNYEEEAPSLQSAARQCAQQPAVFADRFARFTLRALRQSAGDALVFLPGQGEIRRVRARLETMLSGEATLAALYGDLTLSDQQRALQPDAQGRRKVTLSTNIAETSLTIAGIRVVIDSGLARVSRLAPARGLAALHTEAISQASATQRAGRAGRLTAGVAFRHWSRRDDALLVAHNEAEILHSDLCPLALELALWGAQAPRWLDAPPPAALAEARSLLTKLGAIDGQGAIQSLGRAMASLSVHPRLARMILCAPNASMQDEACRIAVLLSERDIMINDSTEGRTSIDLTRRLGLLAERHSSARGQGAFAHLLRTAAALQRQARRALSTTQSAAFQAPASSAGGLVALAYPDRVAKRRAGGGYLLANGGGASAPESDPLAASPFLAIADLEANEAGARVRIAAALPENELRSIFKNDLATTIAARLTGEGARGEEIHELRLGALALESRSAPLSAERAHELIWSQLRLRGLAALKMPEEAELLRRRIEFLRSHGEDLPPCDENSLLAELEIWLAPFALDAASLRELQRVDLTGALRARLNRQQLQRLEAGAPERLAVPSGSQIAVEYVGGEARLAVRLQEVFGLAESPRIAFGRVALTLELLSPAMRPIQITRDLRNFWNQTYAEVRKELRGRYPKHHWPEDPWTASAVRGAKRKR
- a CDS encoding AAA family ATPase, with the translated sequence MSPVKPESPAWPDAAHELQHLLALLEIEQEADRKRFEEELEAKSLAERVASGAALDRLSFSELRSIVGGRYRLRLSHASAVRRRVFQSGQPAMLAWRRDEAQWQRLAAIVVWASERELEAVVEEFPEFDESCELALWRRFDQSAYEDMRRALQLAIAAKDADFRWLRDGLLGYRSTSGVSSEIPPAASAAIDRAALNSSQRSAARLALGANPAALIHGPPGTGKTTATTAAIAACLAAGQSVLAVAPSNRAVDLLSERLHAAGLAVLRLGHPARVDETLHGLTLDGWLERSPEAPALARARRELERTLQEARRFRRNFGPRERSERAALREQARQLRTQLQQMEHAQLQALLSGARLVCCTLGALSAALPIDRRFDVVFLDEAAQALEPQAWIALLRAPRLVMAGDHCQLAPTVLCGEPQLAETLFEKAMKRQSVPAQLLTVQYRMRHAIALPSNEEFYGGQLQTDPAAEARLSPAAQIFQSPLIFIDTAGAELEEEQDEHSKSRRNPGEAQLLLSLLQLFAPEIQAAGLSAGLLTPYAAQAQLLRDGLRQRHADWKWISADTIDAFQGGERDWIALSLVRSNDRRETGFLADVRRMNVAMTRARRLLLVVGDSGTLAAHPFYQRLLERIQRYGDYRSAFEFIDW